The Sphaerospermopsis torques-reginae ITEP-024 genome has a window encoding:
- a CDS encoding thermonuclease family protein, which yields MTDRDPYIYRIKSVQKIVDGDTIDADIDLGFDISLTKRIRLDGIDTPESRTTNTDEKKLGLEAKEWLKKQLDNKHQILVKTKLPNSTEKYGRILGMLYVDDVCLNDLMVAEGYAWKYDGGTKNKDFEQLKEIRRLKGKLTE from the coding sequence ATGACAGACAGAGATCCATACATTTATAGAATCAAATCAGTTCAAAAAATCGTAGATGGCGACACTATTGATGCTGATATTGACCTTGGTTTTGATATCTCCCTGACTAAGCGCATTCGTCTTGATGGTATTGATACCCCAGAAAGCAGAACAACGAATACTGATGAAAAAAAACTTGGTCTTGAAGCTAAAGAATGGCTAAAAAAACAACTAGACAATAAACATCAAATTCTTGTTAAAACAAAACTTCCAAACAGCACAGAAAAATATGGGAGAATACTGGGCATGTTATACGTTGACGATGTATGTCTTAATGATCTGATGGTTGCCGAAGGATATGCTTGGAAATATGATGGTGGCACAAAAAACAAAGACTTTGAACAACTGAAAGAAATTCGTAGATTAAAAGGTAAATTAACAGAGTAA
- a CDS encoding nucleoside hydrolase, with protein MKKQLVLMDHDGGVDDYLATMLLLTMEHIELLGIVVTPADCYIQSAVSATRKIMDLMGFSHIPVAESTVRGINPFPRLYRRDSLIIDHLPILNQQEKINTPLLEETGQDFMVKVLREAPEPVTLMVTGPLTTVAVALEKAPEIEKKIEKIVWMGGALNVPGNVEKGIEPIQDGSAEWNVYWDAVSAAKVWKTQIEIIMCPLDLTNNVPVTSDLVQKMGKQYNYPISNLAGQCYALVIPQDYYFWDVLATAFLGKPEFYELREWETEVITQGVSQGRTKVVAGGKKIKAMDKVDKEAFYSYILQQWKR; from the coding sequence ATGAAAAAACAACTGGTATTAATGGATCATGATGGTGGTGTGGATGATTATTTAGCCACCATGTTACTGTTGACGATGGAACATATCGAACTTCTTGGTATTGTCGTCACTCCCGCAGACTGTTATATTCAATCTGCTGTCAGTGCAACTCGCAAAATAATGGACTTAATGGGATTTTCTCATATTCCGGTTGCTGAAAGTACAGTGAGAGGAATTAATCCTTTTCCCCGTCTTTATCGTCGTGATTCATTAATTATTGATCATTTACCTATTCTCAATCAACAAGAAAAAATTAACACTCCTTTACTAGAAGAAACAGGTCAAGATTTCATGGTAAAGGTGTTAAGGGAAGCACCAGAACCAGTTACTTTGATGGTAACAGGACCTTTAACAACTGTAGCGGTAGCATTAGAAAAAGCACCAGAAATTGAAAAGAAAATTGAAAAAATAGTTTGGATGGGGGGAGCGTTAAATGTTCCTGGAAATGTCGAAAAAGGAATAGAACCAATACAAGATGGTTCAGCAGAATGGAATGTTTATTGGGATGCGGTTTCTGCGGCAAAGGTTTGGAAAACGCAAATTGAAATTATTATGTGTCCTTTAGACTTAACAAATAATGTACCCGTTACATCAGATTTAGTACAGAAAATGGGTAAACAATATAATTATCCGATTTCTAATTTAGCTGGTCAATGTTACGCCTTAGTTATTCCCCAAGATTATTATTTTTGGGATGTTTTGGCAACAGCTTTTTTAGGAAAACCTGAATTTTATGAATTGCGAGAATGGGAAACAGAAGTTATTACTCAGGGTGTGAGTCAAGGTAGGACTAAGGTAGTTGCTGGAGGGAAAAAAATAAAGGCTATGGATAAAGTGGATAAGGAAGCTTTTTATAGTTATATTTTACAACAATGGAAACGGTGA
- a CDS encoding nucleoside deaminase yields MDEFMQAAISEAKQGRNEGGIPIGSVLVKDGKILGRGHNKRVQDGDPVTHAEIDCLRNAGRIGNYKGTTLYSTLMPCYLCAGAVVQFGIKKVIAGESRTFPGAKEFMVSHGVEVIDFNLDECEQMMSQFIAENPELWNEDIGV; encoded by the coding sequence ATGGATGAGTTTATGCAAGCTGCAATTAGCGAAGCAAAACAAGGCAGAAATGAGGGCGGAATCCCCATTGGGTCTGTTTTGGTCAAAGATGGGAAAATCCTTGGTAGAGGTCATAATAAACGGGTTCAAGATGGTGATCCTGTCACCCATGCGGAAATTGATTGTTTAAGAAATGCAGGGAGAATTGGTAATTATAAAGGTACAACTTTATATTCTACATTAATGCCATGTTATTTGTGTGCCGGTGCTGTAGTACAATTTGGGATTAAAAAAGTAATTGCAGGAGAGTCGAGAACTTTTCCTGGTGCAAAAGAATTTATGGTTTCTCATGGTGTGGAAGTTATAGATTTCAACCTGGATGAATGTGAACAAATGATGAGTCAATTTATAGCAGAAAACCCTGAATTATGGAATGAAGATATAGGAGTTTAA
- the rbsK gene encoding ribokinase, which produces MTIIVFGSINIDLVATTSHLPIPGETLLGESFFTTPGGKGANQAVALAKLGIPTQMIGRVGADNFGAELIKNLQNCGVKTENILIDETVSSGVAVITVDQQGENNIIVIPGANGKVNQDDINRLSNLLIDAKFLLLQLEIPLKIVILAAQKAKEANIKVILDPAPAPHNLPDEIYPLIDIITPNEIEASQLLGFTVNEPETAAKAANILLQKGVKCAIIKLGAKGVFCATKEESFYIPAFSVNAVDTVAAGDAFNGGLAAALFEGKTLREAVVWGAAAGALATTKLGAQSSFPDRITLDKFVICNS; this is translated from the coding sequence ATGACAATTATCGTTTTTGGCAGCATAAATATAGACCTAGTAGCAACCACATCCCACTTACCTATTCCTGGGGAAACATTGCTAGGGGAAAGCTTTTTTACCACCCCTGGAGGTAAAGGTGCAAACCAAGCAGTTGCATTAGCAAAATTAGGAATACCCACGCAAATGATCGGGCGTGTAGGTGCTGATAATTTTGGTGCAGAACTCATTAAAAATTTGCAAAATTGTGGTGTTAAAACTGAAAATATCTTAATTGATGAAACCGTCAGTTCTGGGGTTGCAGTTATTACTGTAGATCAGCAAGGGGAAAATAATATCATAGTTATTCCCGGTGCAAATGGTAAAGTTAATCAAGATGATATCAATAGATTATCTAATTTATTGATAGATGCAAAATTCCTACTTTTACAACTAGAAATTCCTTTAAAAATAGTAATTTTAGCAGCCCAAAAAGCCAAAGAAGCAAATATAAAAGTTATTCTCGATCCTGCACCAGCACCACATAATTTACCAGATGAAATTTACCCATTAATTGATATTATTACACCCAATGAAATTGAAGCCAGTCAATTACTAGGTTTTACTGTAAACGAACCAGAAACAGCAGCAAAAGCCGCTAATATTTTATTGCAAAAAGGTGTAAAATGTGCAATCATTAAATTAGGTGCAAAAGGTGTTTTCTGTGCAACTAAAGAAGAGAGTTTTTATATTCCAGCATTTTCAGTTAATGCAGTAGATACCGTTGCGGCTGGTGATGCTTTTAATGGTGGTTTAGCAGCAGCATTATTTGAGGGAAAAACATTAAGAGAAGCTGTAGTTTGGGGTGCAGCAGCAGGAGCTTTAGCAACCACAAAATTAGGGGCGCAAAGTTCTTTTCCTGATAGAATTACTTTGGATAAATTCGTAATTTGTAATTCGTAA
- a CDS encoding aromatic ring-hydroxylating oxygenase subunit alpha: protein MIDNNHILLRNLWYYALPSHLLKPGKMVSRIFLGEPVLLMRNKEGQVFAVRDICPHRAVPLSCGRFNGQEVECCYHGWRFNPAGKCVEIPSLLPEQNIDLSRFDVQSYPIYETQGNIWIYIADSEKSQVNADQKDVPIVPGFPEQQPHLVEVMRFPCFVDHAVTGLMDPAHSPYVHRVWWWRSGELHEEVKQFDPSHYGFTVRRHQLSDNMENMSRLYWLVGGGIPEVEISFRLPGVRIEEITFGKHRVCNLTAVTPISEIETEVNFVLYGIPKWLRIFTPLIHILARKFLDQDRTVVEKQQIGLKYNPVLRLIKDSDMQAQWYYQLKREFARATSEKRDFINPVKSVLLRWRA from the coding sequence ATGATAGATAACAATCACATCTTATTACGTAATCTTTGGTACTACGCATTACCTAGTCATCTTCTCAAACCAGGTAAAATGGTATCCCGGATTTTTTTAGGAGAACCCGTACTGCTGATGAGAAATAAAGAAGGTCAAGTTTTTGCAGTGCGTGATATTTGTCCTCATCGTGCAGTACCTTTAAGTTGTGGTAGATTCAATGGTCAAGAAGTAGAATGTTGTTATCATGGTTGGCGCTTTAATCCAGCGGGAAAATGTGTAGAAATTCCATCATTATTACCAGAACAAAACATAGATTTGAGTCGTTTTGATGTGCAATCATATCCTATTTATGAGACTCAAGGCAACATTTGGATCTACATAGCCGACAGCGAAAAATCTCAAGTCAACGCTGATCAAAAAGATGTTCCCATAGTTCCTGGTTTTCCTGAACAACAACCTCATTTAGTAGAAGTAATGCGGTTTCCTTGCTTTGTAGATCATGCGGTGACAGGTTTAATGGACCCTGCACATTCTCCCTATGTACATCGAGTTTGGTGGTGGAGAAGCGGAGAACTACATGAAGAAGTCAAACAATTTGATCCTTCACATTATGGGTTTACAGTCAGACGACATCAATTATCTGATAACATGGAAAATATGAGCCGATTATATTGGTTAGTTGGTGGAGGAATACCCGAAGTAGAAATTTCTTTTCGTTTACCAGGAGTGAGAATAGAAGAAATTACATTTGGCAAACATCGAGTTTGTAATTTAACTGCAGTCACACCAATTTCTGAAATCGAAACAGAAGTAAATTTTGTGCTTTATGGTATACCAAAATGGTTAAGAATATTCACACCTTTGATTCATATTTTAGCCAGAAAATTTTTAGATCAAGACCGCACAGTAGTAGAAAAACAGCAAATTGGACTTAAATATAATCCAGTTTTACGACTTATCAAAGATTCAGATATGCAAGCACAATGGTATTATCAATTAAAACGAGAATTTGCCCGTGCAACATCTGAAAAACGAGACTTTATCAATCCTGTAAAAAGTGTATTATTGCGATGGCGTGCTTAA
- a CDS encoding agmatinase family protein, with protein MSNHIPDYNPSSIAEINGNFLGLPYDYNTANLIIFAVPWEVTVSYGAGTANAPQRILDASYQIDLFDFDHPDGWKQGIYLVEISQDILDKNNYYRQQAAKIIARQAEGKALTDAPDLTPILTEINQAGEQVNQWLFNQCQQAMNLGKKVAVIGGDHSSPLGYFQALGNQYPDFGILHIDAHADLRDAYEGFEFSHASIMFNALKIPQISKLVQVGLRDICIDEVEIINGSNNRVVAYYDSAIKQQQYAGKTWMDLCQEIVGNLPENVHISFDVDGLDPKLCPNTGTPVPGGLELEQVYCLFREVVKSGRKIIGFDVNEVGDAEWDGNVGARIVYKLANLLDLSYKGG; from the coding sequence ATGAGTAATCACATCCCAGACTACAATCCTAGTAGCATAGCAGAAATTAATGGTAATTTCTTAGGTTTACCTTATGATTATAACACTGCTAATTTAATTATCTTTGCCGTTCCTTGGGAAGTCACGGTTTCTTATGGTGCGGGAACAGCGAATGCACCACAGCGAATTTTAGATGCTTCCTATCAAATAGATTTGTTTGATTTTGATCATCCTGATGGTTGGAAACAGGGAATTTATTTAGTTGAAATTTCTCAAGATATTTTAGATAAAAATAATTATTATCGTCAACAAGCTGCTAAAATAATTGCCAGACAAGCTGAAGGTAAAGCATTAACAGACGCACCAGATTTAACACCTATCCTCACAGAAATTAATCAAGCGGGTGAACAGGTAAATCAATGGTTGTTTAACCAATGTCAGCAAGCAATGAATTTAGGTAAAAAAGTTGCTGTCATCGGTGGTGATCATAGTTCACCTTTGGGTTATTTCCAAGCTTTAGGAAATCAATATCCTGATTTTGGAATTTTACATATTGATGCACACGCCGATTTAAGAGACGCTTACGAAGGTTTTGAATTTTCCCATGCTTCAATTATGTTTAATGCTTTGAAAATTCCGCAAATTTCTAAGTTAGTGCAGGTGGGTTTGCGGGATATTTGTATTGACGAAGTGGAAATAATTAACGGTTCAAATAATCGGGTTGTTGCTTATTATGATTCAGCGATCAAACAACAACAATATGCTGGTAAAACTTGGATGGATTTATGTCAGGAAATAGTAGGGAACTTACCTGAGAATGTGCATATTAGTTTTGATGTTGATGGTTTAGATCCTAAACTCTGTCCCAATACGGGAACTCCTGTTCCGGGTGGGTTAGAATTAGAGCAGGTTTATTGTTTATTTAGGGAAGTTGTGAAGAGTGGGAGAAAAATTATTGGGTTTGATGTGAATGAAGTTGGTGATGCAGAATGGGATGGTAATGTAGGTGCGCGGATAGTTTATAAGTTGGCGAATTTGTTGGATTTGTCGTATAAAGGTGGGTAA
- a CDS encoding AAA family ATPase: protein MKLHSLEIKNFRAIDDISLDFTDLLGRPRPINLIVGPNGSGKTSILDAIHVVVKVFENPQNPSLREGLEYNIQQLVRGRGTIAQITFEYSIEQDEAEAINDVYSSLELPQNFNLSKPVPPLGNPAKVIWSFPNKPKAKSLYHYSCTPKDAIKVLGARGRVSESVDRNLYTSQIFNRIGGVCYLDQRRTVRLLKSFDKQNIEDKNAHSDVLSWLIEYYRKHLTWNEEKYGESYWKRVQRLFNKICFPSELIGLESGPDSDTLILKRKGIEYDLLQMSSGEHQILRILIGLAADTAKNSIVLIDEVELHLHPAWQKRLIQVLRGDDFNNQYIFTTHSPTVAEMFYDSEIIKLGDLGEK, encoded by the coding sequence ATGAAATTACATTCATTAGAAATAAAAAACTTTCGTGCCATTGATGATATTTCTTTGGATTTTACAGATTTACTTGGTCGTCCTCGACCTATTAATTTAATTGTCGGTCCTAATGGTTCTGGTAAAACTTCAATTTTAGATGCTATTCATGTTGTAGTTAAAGTATTTGAAAATCCACAAAACCCATCTTTAAGAGAAGGATTAGAATACAATATACAACAATTAGTTAGAGGTAGAGGTACTATAGCTCAAATCACATTTGAGTATTCTATTGAACAAGATGAAGCAGAAGCTATTAATGATGTTTATTCATCACTTGAATTGCCACAAAACTTTAATTTATCCAAGCCAGTTCCACCTTTAGGAAATCCAGCAAAAGTTATTTGGTCTTTTCCCAATAAACCAAAAGCAAAGAGTTTATATCATTATAGTTGTACACCTAAAGATGCTATTAAAGTTCTAGGTGCAAGAGGCAGAGTTTCTGAATCAGTCGATAGAAATCTGTATACATCACAAATATTTAATAGAATTGGTGGTGTTTGTTATTTGGATCAAAGACGTACTGTAAGATTATTGAAGAGTTTTGATAAACAAAATATAGAAGATAAAAATGCACATAGTGATGTTTTATCTTGGTTAATTGAATATTACCGTAAACATTTAACATGGAATGAAGAAAAATATGGTGAATCCTATTGGAAGCGAGTACAAAGATTATTTAATAAAATTTGTTTTCCTTCAGAATTAATCGGTTTAGAGTCTGGACCGGATTCTGATACTTTGATTCTCAAAAGAAAAGGAATAGAATATGATTTATTACAAATGAGTTCAGGGGAACATCAAATTTTAAGAATCTTAATTGGGTTAGCAGCAGACACTGCTAAAAATTCTATTGTTCTTATTGACGAAGTGGAACTACATTTACATCCAGCTTGGCAAAAAAGATTAATCCAAGTTTTGCGGGGGGATGACTTCAATAATCAATATATTTTTACAACCCATTCTCCAACTGTAGCAGAAATGTTTTATGATTCGGAAATTATTAAATTGGGTGATTTGGGAGAAAAATAA
- the ilvA gene encoding threonine ammonia-lyase, biosynthetic — protein MFCDYLVQILTARVYDVAQETPLEYAPNLSKRINNKLLLKREDMQSVFSFKLRGAYNKMANLPPDLLKQGVIAASAGNHAQGVALSASRLGTKAIIVMPVTTPQVKINAVKARGGEVVLYGNTYDDAYAYARKLEAEKGLTFIHPFDDPDVIAGQGTIGMEILRQYQQPIHAIFVAIGGGGLIAGIAAYVKRLRPEIKIIGVEPVDADAMSQSLKAGHRVRLSQVGLFADGVAVREVGEETFRLCQQYVDEIILVDTDATCAAIKDVFEDTRSILEPAGALAVAAAKVYAEREQIQGQNLVAVACGANMNFDRLRFVAERAEFGERREAIFAVNIPEKPGSLRKFCECLGDRNLTEFNYRIADTKEAHIFVGVQIENRADAAKIVEKFENNGLKTIDLTDDELTKLHLRHMVGGHSQLADHELLYRFEFPERPGALMKFVGSMSPDWNISLFHYRNNGADYGRIVVGMQVPPNEMNEWQEFLDSLGYCYWDESQNPAYKLFLG, from the coding sequence ATGTTCTGCGACTACCTAGTACAAATCCTTACAGCCCGCGTTTACGATGTAGCCCAAGAAACACCACTGGAATATGCCCCCAACCTCTCCAAACGCATCAACAACAAACTGCTACTCAAACGAGAAGATATGCAGTCTGTCTTCTCCTTTAAACTGCGGGGTGCATATAACAAAATGGCCAACCTCCCCCCAGACTTACTCAAACAAGGTGTAATTGCTGCATCTGCGGGAAACCACGCCCAAGGTGTGGCTTTATCTGCCAGTCGCTTAGGTACAAAAGCTATTATTGTTATGCCCGTCACCACTCCCCAAGTAAAAATTAACGCCGTCAAAGCACGGGGGGGAGAGGTGGTTTTATATGGAAATACCTATGATGACGCTTATGCCTACGCCCGGAAATTAGAAGCGGAAAAAGGGTTAACCTTTATACATCCCTTTGATGATCCTGATGTCATCGCTGGCCAGGGGACTATCGGGATGGAAATTTTACGCCAATATCAACAACCTATTCACGCCATTTTCGTCGCTATTGGTGGCGGTGGTTTAATTGCTGGTATCGCTGCTTACGTGAAACGCTTGCGTCCCGAAATCAAAATTATCGGTGTTGAACCCGTAGACGCTGATGCAATGTCTCAATCTCTTAAAGCCGGTCATCGTGTACGCTTATCTCAGGTGGGTTTGTTTGCTGATGGGGTAGCAGTGCGGGAAGTGGGAGAGGAAACCTTCCGCTTGTGTCAGCAATATGTGGATGAAATTATTTTGGTGGATACCGATGCTACCTGTGCAGCGATAAAAGATGTATTTGAAGATACCCGTTCTATTTTAGAACCTGCGGGAGCGTTGGCTGTAGCTGCGGCTAAAGTTTATGCAGAACGAGAACAAATACAAGGGCAAAATCTGGTTGCTGTAGCTTGCGGTGCTAACATGAATTTTGATCGCTTGCGGTTTGTGGCAGAAAGGGCAGAATTTGGAGAACGTCGAGAAGCGATTTTTGCGGTGAATATTCCTGAAAAACCAGGAAGTCTGCGTAAGTTTTGTGAATGTTTAGGCGATCGCAATTTAACAGAATTTAATTATCGTATTGCCGATACCAAAGAAGCTCATATTTTTGTCGGTGTGCAAATTGAAAACCGCGCCGATGCAGCGAAAATTGTCGAAAAGTTTGAAAATAACGGTTTAAAAACTATTGATTTAACAGATGATGAATTAACAAAATTACATTTACGGCACATGGTAGGGGGACATTCTCAACTTGCTGATCATGAATTATTATATCGGTTTGAATTTCCTGAACGTCCTGGGGCGTTGATGAAATTTGTGGGTTCTATGTCTCCTGATTGGAATATTAGCTTATTTCATTATCGCAATAATGGGGCAGATTATGGGCGAATTGTGGTAGGAATGCAAGTTCCTCCTAATGAGATGAATGAATGGCAGGAGTTTCTTGATTCTTTGGGTTATTGTTATTGGGATGAAAGTCAAAATCCTGCTTATAAGTTGTTTTTGGGTTAG